The following coding sequences lie in one Acidimicrobiia bacterium genomic window:
- the rfbC gene encoding dTDP-4-dehydrorhamnose 3,5-epimerase has protein sequence MKKIDLGLRGPVLLDPDVFRDDRGFFMESWNRRTFAEVVGEDVEFVQDNHSRSFSGVLRGVHYQLPPHAQGKLVRVTRGSVWDLAVDLRRSSPTFKKWVGVELTEDNALQLWIPLGFGHGFLTLSEVADVLYKSSAHYAPDVDRCLRWDDPEMAIDWPLDGRQPTVSERDAGGATLAEAALFD, from the coding sequence ATGAAGAAGATCGACCTTGGACTCCGCGGACCTGTCTTGCTCGACCCCGACGTCTTCCGTGACGACCGTGGCTTCTTCATGGAGAGTTGGAATCGGCGGACCTTTGCGGAGGTCGTGGGGGAAGACGTCGAGTTCGTGCAGGACAACCACTCGCGATCCTTCTCGGGCGTGCTGCGAGGCGTTCACTATCAGTTGCCGCCACATGCCCAGGGGAAGCTGGTCCGGGTGACGCGGGGCTCGGTGTGGGATCTGGCCGTCGACCTGCGGCGGAGCTCACCCACCTTCAAGAAATGGGTGGGGGTCGAGCTGACCGAGGACAATGCGCTGCAGTTGTGGATTCCTCTCGGATTCGGCCACGGCTTCCTCACCCTCAGCGAAGTGGCGGATGTGCTCTACAAGTCATCGGCTCATTACGCTCCCGACGTCGACCGCTGCCTGCGATGGGACGACCCCGAGATGGCCATCGACTGGCCTCTGGACGGACGGCAGCCGACGGTCTCGGAGCGAGATGCCGGGGGCGCAACCCTCGCCGAAGCCGCGTTGTTCGACTGA
- a CDS encoding glycosyltransferase family 4 protein, whose product MRILLTNHQLDVRGGSELYLRDVAAALRRRGHHPMAYSPFLGRAAEDVRECGVPVVRDLSLLDDPPDLIHGQHHLPTVEALLHLPGVPAVFFCHGWLPWQEMPPRFSRIVRYVAVDALRRDRLVTEEGIPPEMVEVVPNFVDLARFRPRPQPLPGRAKRALVFGNNAVPGEGFHHLAVIACEERGIEVESLGVQTGRFLDRPEDVLADYDIVFARGRAAMEAMAVGCAVVMCDAEGLGPMVTRATVEGLAAANFGMAALDDAPRIDLIRDRLDQYDPVDAAAVQAWIREHAGIEAAVDRIEKVYADVIAGWSGQAGVAAASEAAELAAYLHRLHTLVIPQAMREAQGYTELDIGRRVSAARAEIGVLRERLDAALEASTASVSLARELTVQVESLQADLELLRSSRAVRLQTWLRAHPILARSYRLLVGGRLPERDREL is encoded by the coding sequence GTGCGAATCCTGCTCACCAACCATCAGCTCGATGTCAGGGGAGGCTCGGAACTGTATCTGCGGGACGTCGCCGCGGCGCTCAGGCGGCGGGGTCATCACCCCATGGCCTACTCCCCGTTCCTCGGACGGGCCGCCGAAGATGTGCGGGAATGTGGAGTACCGGTGGTCCGGGACCTGTCACTGCTCGACGATCCCCCGGATCTTATCCACGGTCAGCACCACCTCCCGACGGTCGAAGCCCTGCTGCACCTTCCGGGAGTCCCGGCGGTTTTCTTCTGCCACGGGTGGCTGCCGTGGCAGGAGATGCCACCTCGCTTCTCTCGCATCGTGCGCTATGTCGCCGTCGATGCGTTACGCCGCGATCGCCTGGTCACCGAAGAGGGCATCCCCCCTGAAATGGTCGAGGTGGTCCCGAACTTCGTCGATTTAGCGCGGTTCCGTCCGCGTCCGCAGCCGCTTCCCGGGCGGGCGAAACGCGCCCTGGTGTTCGGCAACAATGCGGTACCGGGTGAAGGCTTTCATCATCTCGCGGTGATCGCGTGTGAGGAGCGCGGCATCGAGGTCGAGAGCCTTGGGGTCCAGACCGGGCGATTCCTCGATCGGCCCGAGGACGTCCTGGCGGATTACGACATCGTGTTCGCCCGGGGCCGGGCCGCCATGGAGGCCATGGCGGTCGGGTGCGCCGTGGTCATGTGCGACGCGGAGGGTTTGGGACCGATGGTGACCCGTGCCACGGTCGAGGGACTTGCCGCCGCCAACTTCGGCATGGCTGCGTTGGATGATGCGCCCCGGATCGATCTGATTCGAGACCGCCTGGACCAATACGACCCTGTCGATGCCGCTGCAGTGCAGGCCTGGATCAGAGAACATGCTGGCATCGAGGCAGCGGTCGATCGCATCGAGAAGGTGTATGCGGACGTGATTGCCGGCTGGTCCGGACAAGCCGGCGTCGCCGCTGCCTCCGAGGCAGCCGAGCTGGCAGCGTATCTGCACCGGCTGCACACCCTGGTGATTCCCCAGGCGATGCGGGAGGCCCAGGGGTACACCGAGCTCGACATCGGACGACGCGTTTCGGCGGCCCGAGCCGAGATCGGGGTGCTCCGCGAGCGGCTGGATGCCGCCCTCGAGGCGTCGACCGCATCCGTTTCCCTCGCCCGGGAGTTGACCGTCCAGGTGGAGTCACTCCAGGCCGACCTGGAGCTGCTGCGCTCCTCGCGCGCTGTGCGACTACAAACCTGGTTGAGGGCTCACCCCATCTTGGCCCGCTCGTATCGGCTGCTGGTTGGGGGGAGACTGCCGGAGCGCGATCGGGAGCTGTAG
- a CDS encoding glycosyltransferase, translated as MKQSPEIACIVVSYRSQRDMVAAVRSILVQDVPVEVVVVNSGGGEPAAALAAAGIEVPVIDHPERLFFGGAVNLGIAATSAPLVSFLAADCIAEAGWLAARVEGHRSGAPVVAAAVTNAYPKNVFSWAAHVLLWSTRMPGIPPAQALLYGFSFKREVLEAVGGIRSNLRAGEDTDIKERLSGRYQPVWEPRVRTAHRNPRGIFSLLADQYRRGSRSVRTWRDLGQFEVSRTVARNALRRFPSLIRVAWAAALPGERRWIALATPLVPLGAFAYALGAAIGRGKA; from the coding sequence TTGAAGCAGTCTCCCGAGATCGCCTGCATCGTGGTCAGCTACCGGAGCCAACGGGACATGGTGGCCGCCGTCCGATCCATCCTCGTCCAGGACGTCCCCGTCGAGGTGGTTGTGGTCAATTCCGGGGGCGGGGAGCCGGCCGCCGCCCTCGCCGCAGCCGGCATCGAAGTTCCGGTCATCGACCATCCCGAGAGACTGTTCTTCGGCGGTGCCGTCAACCTGGGGATCGCCGCCACTAGCGCCCCTTTGGTGTCGTTCCTTGCGGCGGACTGTATCGCAGAGGCCGGTTGGCTGGCGGCGCGCGTCGAAGGGCACAGATCGGGTGCGCCAGTCGTGGCCGCTGCGGTCACCAACGCCTATCCAAAGAACGTGTTCTCCTGGGCGGCACACGTGTTGCTGTGGTCGACACGCATGCCCGGGATCCCTCCGGCGCAGGCGCTGCTCTACGGTTTCTCGTTCAAGCGGGAAGTGCTGGAGGCAGTCGGCGGCATCCGGTCCAACCTGCGAGCTGGGGAGGACACCGACATCAAGGAGCGCCTATCAGGCAGGTACCAACCGGTGTGGGAGCCCAGGGTTCGGACCGCCCATCGCAACCCGAGGGGCATCTTCTCCCTCCTTGCCGATCAGTACCGCCGTGGTTCCCGCAGCGTTCGGACGTGGCGGGACCTGGGTCAATTCGAGGTGAGCCGCACGGTGGCCCGCAACGCGCTCCGCCGCTTCCCCTCGCTGATCAGGGTTGCGTGGGCGGCGGCGCTCCCCGGCGAGCGTCGCTGGATCGCCCTGGCCACCCCCCTGGTGCCGTTGGGTGCATTCGCTTACGCCTTGGGAGCGGCGATCGGGCGTGGAAAGGCCTGA
- a CDS encoding DUF559 domain-containing protein codes for MAHDSAMRDELRPLKPFASHNRGRMPLGEVRLWMELRKGALGYRFRRQHVIGRYIVDFVCLKERLGVEVDGSQHYRSETDAERDEYLNRHGYRVLRFWAWHVLEFSPAVVAEITRVLNGHPIVESLQPGDEVFERKIRAATEAGEFGRS; via the coding sequence ATGGCTCATGATTCGGCGATGCGAGATGAACTGAGACCACTGAAGCCGTTCGCGAGCCACAACCGGGGCCGGATGCCGCTGGGGGAGGTCCGACTCTGGATGGAACTCCGGAAAGGTGCGCTGGGGTATCGGTTCCGGCGGCAGCATGTGATTGGCCGATACATCGTTGACTTCGTGTGTCTCAAGGAGAGACTCGGCGTCGAGGTGGATGGCTCACAGCACTATCGATCTGAGACCGATGCCGAGCGAGATGAGTACTTGAATCGCCACGGTTACCGGGTCCTGCGGTTCTGGGCCTGGCATGTCCTCGAGTTCAGCCCTGCCGTCGTTGCGGAGATCACTCGGGTCCTCAACGGCCACCCGATCGTCGAGTCGCTTCAGCCCGGCGACGAAGTCTTCGAACGCAAGATCCGTGCGGCGACCGAAGCCGGCGAGTTCGGACGGAGCTAG